From a region of the Methanoculleus receptaculi genome:
- a CDS encoding histone family protein, which produces MADLPIAAVVRIAKKNGAERVGSDAAAALVAKAEAYIAELTREANRLAQHAGRKTIKAEDVELAVKSA; this is translated from the coding sequence ATGGCAGATCTACCCATTGCTGCGGTTGTACGTATCGCAAAGAAGAATGGTGCTGAGAGGGTTGGCAGCGATGCTGCTGCTGCACTTGTTGCCAAAGCAGAGGCCTACATCGCTGAACTGACCCGGGAAGCCAACAGGCTGGCCCAGCACGCTGGACGCAAGACGATCAAGGCAGAAGACGTCGAACTCGCGGTCAAGTCCGCGTAA
- a CDS encoding methanogenesis marker 2 protein yields the protein MVKDCSTDTVAQAVREYEGVTRKREIGDMIRALRVDSPNVVASFGEDAAVIRHNAEDALLLAADGIWSRLMEADPFWAGYCAVLVNIHDIAAMGGRPVAMVDILSAVNDQIRDEVVRGMVTASSQFGVPIVGGHLHPDTPYSVVDVAILGTARMDDLIFSHTAKEGEIVVAAIDLDGRVHPSWWFNWDSVTMKSAEVVRAQIRVMEDLGREHLVTAGKDISNPGVIGTLGMLLEVSGKGAVVNLESIPRPDLAVFGISFEHWVRMYPGMGFILTVKPENVDEVCRRFADVGMAAAAIGEVNGDRRLTVRYLGRETQVFDLDRDGIMRIFAGGGGCR from the coding sequence GTGGTGAAGGATTGCTCCACCGATACGGTAGCACAGGCCGTCAGGGAATATGAGGGTGTTACCCGGAAGAGGGAGATAGGCGACATGATCCGGGCTCTCCGGGTGGACAGCCCCAATGTTGTCGCATCGTTCGGTGAGGACGCCGCGGTCATCCGGCACAATGCAGAGGATGCGCTGCTGCTTGCAGCAGACGGCATCTGGAGCAGGCTGATGGAGGCGGACCCCTTCTGGGCAGGTTACTGTGCAGTGCTCGTGAACATCCACGATATTGCCGCGATGGGTGGGAGACCGGTTGCGATGGTCGATATCCTCTCTGCCGTCAACGACCAGATCCGCGACGAGGTGGTGCGTGGCATGGTCACCGCATCATCGCAGTTCGGCGTTCCCATCGTTGGCGGGCATCTGCACCCGGATACCCCCTACAGCGTCGTGGATGTGGCTATACTGGGGACGGCCAGGATGGATGACCTCATCTTCTCCCATACAGCAAAGGAGGGGGAGATCGTCGTCGCCGCCATAGACCTGGACGGCCGGGTTCACCCCTCCTGGTGGTTCAACTGGGACTCGGTCACGATGAAGTCCGCGGAGGTTGTGCGGGCGCAGATCCGGGTTATGGAGGACCTGGGCAGGGAGCACCTGGTGACGGCCGGGAAGGATATCAGCAACCCCGGCGTCATCGGGACGCTCGGGATGCTCCTTGAGGTGAGCGGGAAGGGCGCGGTAGTCAACCTGGAGTCTATACCGAGGCCCGACCTCGCCGTATTCGGCATCTCATTTGAGCACTGGGTGCGGATGTACCCCGGTATGGGATTCATCCTCACGGTCAAACCGGAGAACGTGGATGAGGTCTGCCGCAGGTTTGCCGACGTCGGTATGGCGGCAGCCGCCATCGGGGAGGTGAACGGGGATCGGCGTTTGACCGTCCGCTACCTGGGCAGGGAGACGCAGGTCTTTGACCTGGACCGCGACGGCATCATGCGGATCTTTGCAGGCGGCGGGGGATGCCGGTAA
- a CDS encoding replication factor C large subunit translates to MDWAEKYRPQHLNEVVGNSSAIRQMYEWARDWSPEKKPLILYGKPGIGKTSSAYALANDMNWEVVELNASDQRTKAVLERIAGSSSTTASLTGASRKLILLDEADNLHGQADRGGAKAIIDIIAASQQPITLIANDYHALPKQLKAVTEPVQFRALQARSIVPRLRQICAAEGVDCDPAALQEIANRAGGDMRAAMNMLYAAAIGKDRLLASDIRTSTKDERSTIFELVGAVFAGRKDADLLRLVMEVEDTPDTVEQWLEGNLDHIPDLPSRMRGYASLARADEYIGRTYQRQYYTLWRYANAVMLLGVAEAAGGRGVRGRIMPPPRWQKMGAAKRQKAVRAGLYRRLSSVLKIPEEALRASFFTAISILVERDAARYVREFGLDADELNLFINDKPRAARVVREAAKEEKEVKKTPPAKRGGGRVKKPAEDAPKDDPGEFRRGPPPGQATLF, encoded by the coding sequence ATGGACTGGGCGGAGAAGTACAGGCCGCAGCACCTCAATGAGGTCGTGGGGAACTCAAGTGCCATCCGGCAGATGTATGAGTGGGCGCGGGACTGGTCGCCGGAGAAGAAACCGCTTATCCTATACGGAAAACCCGGGATAGGCAAGACCTCAAGCGCATACGCCCTTGCAAACGACATGAACTGGGAGGTGGTGGAACTGAACGCCTCCGACCAGCGGACAAAAGCCGTCCTTGAACGGATAGCGGGCTCAAGTTCAACCACGGCCAGCCTCACCGGTGCGAGCCGGAAACTCATCCTGCTCGACGAGGCCGACAACCTCCACGGCCAGGCCGACCGCGGCGGCGCAAAGGCGATCATCGATATCATAGCGGCTTCGCAGCAGCCGATAACCCTTATAGCAAACGACTACCACGCCCTCCCTAAACAACTCAAGGCGGTCACGGAACCCGTCCAGTTCAGGGCGCTCCAGGCCCGGTCGATCGTCCCCCGCCTCCGCCAGATCTGCGCCGCAGAGGGGGTGGATTGCGACCCCGCCGCGCTCCAGGAGATTGCAAACCGCGCCGGTGGGGATATGCGGGCCGCGATGAATATGCTCTACGCCGCGGCGATAGGAAAAGATCGTCTCCTCGCAAGCGATATCCGCACCTCAACAAAGGATGAGCGTTCAACCATATTCGAACTCGTCGGCGCGGTCTTTGCCGGCAGGAAGGACGCCGACCTCCTCCGGCTGGTGATGGAGGTCGAGGATACCCCCGACACCGTTGAGCAGTGGCTGGAGGGGAACCTCGACCATATACCGGATCTGCCCTCCAGGATGAGGGGTTACGCCTCTCTCGCGAGGGCGGATGAGTACATAGGCCGCACCTACCAGCGGCAGTACTACACCCTCTGGCGCTACGCAAACGCGGTCATGCTCCTTGGCGTAGCTGAGGCTGCGGGCGGCCGGGGAGTTCGCGGCCGCATCATGCCGCCGCCGCGCTGGCAGAAGATGGGTGCAGCAAAGAGGCAGAAGGCCGTCCGCGCAGGTCTGTACCGGAGATTGAGCAGCGTCCTGAAGATCCCCGAGGAGGCGCTGCGGGCGAGTTTCTTCACGGCGATCAGCATACTGGTCGAGAGGGACGCCGCAAGATACGTCCGCGAGTTCGGGCTCGATGCCGATGAACTGAACCTCTTCATCAACGATAAGCCGCGGGCTGCCAGGGTTGTCAGGGAGGCGGCAAAGGAGGAGAAAGAGGTGAAGAAGACGCCTCCCGCAAAGAGGGGTGGCGGCAGGGTGAAGAAACCCGCAGAAGACGCACCGAAGGACGATCCCGGTGAATTTAGGCGCGGCCCTCCGCCGGGCCAGGCGACGCTGTTTTAG
- the mtxX gene encoding methanogenesis marker protein Mmp4/MtxX: MPVTIGLGAAKAEAKILSVARAVRGEVNLVLFAPPGTADSFGDEVTVIEAEEPEAAIVEALYTGRIDAAVRGTLPASTTLKALKQAAGVDRLERIALLETPDGHLFLLAPVGVDEGWTVGQKVRFASAGRDIARRFGLPEGVAVLSGGRFGDLGRHPAVDRTMADAELVARLSGAEHIEILVEEVPGRYGLVIAPDGITGNLIFRTLALLGGGRGHGAPVVNIDRIFVDTSRASADYTNAIMLAKSLVLPEKP; the protein is encoded by the coding sequence ATGCCGGTAACGATAGGGCTGGGTGCGGCAAAGGCGGAGGCGAAGATCCTCTCGGTCGCCAGGGCTGTCAGAGGAGAGGTAAACCTGGTTTTGTTCGCGCCGCCCGGGACCGCCGACTCGTTCGGTGATGAGGTCACGGTCATCGAGGCCGAGGAGCCGGAGGCCGCCATCGTCGAGGCGCTCTACACCGGCAGGATCGATGCCGCGGTCAGGGGGACGCTTCCCGCTTCCACCACCCTGAAGGCCCTCAAGCAGGCTGCGGGCGTCGACCGCCTGGAGCGGATCGCCCTGCTGGAGACGCCGGACGGCCATCTCTTCCTCCTGGCCCCTGTCGGGGTCGATGAGGGCTGGACTGTCGGGCAGAAGGTCCGGTTTGCCAGTGCCGGTAGGGATATCGCCAGGCGGTTCGGGCTACCGGAGGGTGTGGCCGTCCTCTCCGGCGGAAGGTTCGGTGATCTGGGGCGCCACCCAGCAGTCGACCGGACGATGGCGGATGCCGAACTCGTCGCCCGCCTGAGCGGTGCGGAGCATATAGAAATCCTGGTCGAGGAGGTGCCGGGGCGGTACGGCCTGGTGATCGCCCCGGACGGCATAACCGGGAACCTGATCTTTCGTACACTCGCTCTCCTTGGCGGCGGGAGAGGGCATGGTGCCCCGGTGGTAAATATCGATAGAATATTCGTGGACACCTCGCGCGCCTCAGCAGATTACACCAATGCCATAATGCTTGCTAAATCGCTGGTGCTCCCGGAAAAACCGTGA